In one Pseudophryne corroboree isolate aPseCor3 unplaced genomic scaffold, aPseCor3.hap2 scaffold_1959, whole genome shotgun sequence genomic region, the following are encoded:
- the LOC135005096 gene encoding histone H1B-like has protein sequence MAETAPVAAAVPPSEVAAKKKRQPKKAAGRAKKSGKSSGPSVSELIVKAVAASKERSGVSLAALKKALAAGGYDVERNNSRIKVGVKGLVTKGTLTQVKGTGASGSFKLNKKQVESKKAAQKSLKPKKPAAKKVAKSPKKPKKAPSAAKTPKKVKKPATAAAAKSPKKPIAVKPKKAAKSPAKKAAKPKAAKSPAKKAAKPKATKSPAKKAAKPKKAAAKK, from the coding sequence ATGGCGGAAACTGCCCCCGTCGCCGCCGCTGTTCCTCCATCAGAGGTcgcagccaaaaagaagaggcagccgaagAAAGCTGCTGGAAGAGCAAAGAAGAGCGGCAAGTCTTCTGGACCCAGCGTCTCCGAGCTGATCGTAAAAGCCGTGGCCGCCTCTAAAGAGCGCAGCGGGGTTTCTCTTgccgccctgaagaaggctctggctgccggaggctacgatgtggagaggaacaacAGCCGCATCAAAGTGGGGGTGAAAGGATTAGTGACCAAAGGAACTCTCACCCAGGTGAAAGGTACCGGCGCTTCCGGCTCCTTCAAGCTCAATAAGAAACAAGTGGAAAGCAAGAAGGCCGCCCAGAAGTCCCTGAAGCCCAAGAAACCTGCAGCGAAGAAAGTGGCCAAATCCCCGAAGAAGCCCAAGAAGGCTCCGAGTGCAGCCAAGACCCCGAAAAAGGTGAAGAAACCCGCTACAGCGGCTGctgccaaaagcccaaagaagcctaTAGCCGTGAAGCCTAAGAAGGCGGCCAAGAGTCCCgccaagaaggcggcgaagcccaaagctgccaagagtccggccaagaaggcAGCGAAGCCAAAAGCCACAAAAAGCCCGGCCAAGAAGGCAGCTAAGCCTAAGAAAGCTGCGGCCAAGAAGTGA
- the LOC135005104 gene encoding histone H4 — protein MSGRGKGGKGLGKGGAKRHRKVLRDNIQGITKPAIRRLARRGGVKRISGLIYEETRGVLKVFLENVIRDAVTYTEHAKRKTVTAMDVVYALKRQGRTLYGFGG, from the coding sequence ATGTCTGGAAGAGGTAAAGGAGGTAAGGGGCTCGGAAAAGGAGGCGCTAAGCGCCATAGGAAGGTGCTGCGGGACAACATCCAGGGCATCACCAAGCCTGCCATCCGCCGCCTTGCCCGGAGAGGAGGCGTGAAGCGTATCTCCGGCCTCATCTACGAGGAGACCCGCGGGGTGCTGAAGGTGTTTCTGGAGAACGTGATCCGGGACGCCGTCACCTACACCGAGCACGCCAAGAGGAAGACGGTCACCGCtatggatgtggtctatgctctcaagcgccagggCCGCACTCTGTATGGCTTCGGAGGCTAA
- the LOC135005102 gene encoding histone H2B 1.1-like, with product MPDPAKSAPAPKKGSKKAVTKTQKKDGKKRRKSRKESYAIYVYKVLKQVHPDTGISSKAMGIMNSFVNDIFERIAGEASRLAHYNKRSTITSREIQTAVRLLLPGELAKHAVSEGTKAVTKYTSAK from the coding sequence ATGCCTGATCCAGCAAAGTCTGCTCCGGCGCCTAAGAAAGGCTCTAAGAAAGCGGTGACCAAGACCCAGAAGAAGGATGGGAAGAAGCGTAGGaagagcaggaaggagagttacgccatttacgtctacaaggtgctgaagcaggtgcaccctgacaccggcatctcctccaaggctatgggcatcatgaactcctttgtcaaTGACATCTTTGAGCGCATTGCTGGGGAAGCTTCTCGCCTGGCTCATTACAACAAGCGCTCGaccatcacctcccgggagatccagaccgccgtacgcttgctgctgccgggagagctggccaagcacgccgtgtccgagggcaccaaggcTGTTACCAAGTACACCAGCGCCAAGTAA